The region CGACCTGCTGGTCATCGACGAGATTGGCGTTCAGACGGAATCGCGCTATGAAAAAGTGATCATCAACCAGATTGTCGATCGCCGCTCCTCGTCCAAGCGCCCCACCGGCATGCTGACGAACCACAATATTGACGAGATGACCCGCCTGCTGGGGGAACGCGTCATGGACCGCATGAAGCTGGGTAACAGCCTGTATGTCATCTTCGACTGGGAAAGTTACCGCAGCCGCGTCACCGGCAAAGAGTATTAAGACAGTTCCAGGAATCGCCGAGAGGTCGCAGGTATATACTGGAACCCCTTCGGCCCAAAACGGACCTTTTTGAGAGAGCCATGATGAAAAAACAGATTATTGTCAGCACCTTTTTAGGCGCGCTGCTGGTAACCGGTGCAGCGCAGGCGGCGTCCTGGCAGGAGTCCCTGTCAAGCGCAGCAAACGAGCTGACCAAAGAGAGCAGCAGCACGCAGGGCGGACTCTCCGCCTCTTCCCTCACCAGCCTGCTGGGCAACAGCGGTCAGAGCCTGAGCGCGGGCACGATGAACAACGCGGCGGGGATTCTGGAATATTGTGCGAAGCAAAAGCTGGCCTCCGTGACCGACGCGCAAAACGTGAAAAACCAGGTGCTGGGTAAACTGGGTCTGGATACCCAGGAGCAGAAAGCGGACACCAACTATATGGACGGCATTCAGGGCCTGCTTAACGCGCAGAACGGCCAGCAGCTTAACCTGAGCACCCTCGGCAACTCCTCTCTGGCCAAACAGGTGAAAACCAAAGCCTGCGATCTGGTGCTGAAACAAGGCGTTAATTTCATCTCCTGATCCACCCCATTTTCTGCCACAACACGCCGCGTTTAATGCGATAGTCTTGCAGCGCGGCGCTAAATGAGCGTTTTTCCCACCTGCCACCGTCTCATCGTCCGTTTGTCAGGATGTGCACACCTTCATAAAAACGATTTTCTAAACCAAATCCTAACAACAGCACACTTTCGTGACACTAAAATTGCAGCTTAACGACATCGCAATTACATTGTATGACCCAAAAAATAAACAGTTAGCCAGCGAAGCATCTGGCGTCACGAGGATATGCTGTTGTCTGAATTCATGTCTCTTATCCTTTTTCTGGCTTCTGTCGGCGTTTACGCCTGCAAAGCCGGCCGTCACACCTGGTGGTTTATCGCCACGCTGGTTGTCCTCGGCATTTTTATTATTTTAAACATTACCTTATACGCCAGCGATTACTTTACCGGTGACGGCATTAACGATGCAGTGCTCTACACGCTGACAAACAGCCTGACGGGCGCGGGTGTCAGCAAGTACATTCTTCCGGGGCTCGGCCTTGTCGTCGCGCTGGTCACCATTTTTGGCGCGCTGGCCTGGGTGCTGCGTCGACGTCGCCATCATCCACACCATCATGGCTACAGCCTGCTGGCGTTATTCCTGGCGCTGGCCTCCGTCGACGCCAGCCCGGCGTTCCATCAGATCACCGAACTGGTGAAATCCCAGTCGCGCGACGGCGATCCGGATTTCACGGCTTACTACAAAGAGCCGTCGAAAACGATCGCCAACCCGACGCTCAATCTGGTCTATATCTACGGTGAAAGTCTGGAGCGCACGTACTTTGATAACGATGCCTTCCCGGACCTGACGCCAGATCTGGGTGCGCTGAAAAATGAAGGTCTCGATTTCAGCCACACCATGCAGTTGCCCGGTACGGATTACACGATTGCCGGGATGGTTGCCTCCCAGTGCGGTATCCCGCTGTTCGCGCCTTTTGAAGGTAACGCCTCTGCCTCGATGTCGACCTTCTTCCCGCAGAATATTTGCCTCGGCGATATCCTGAAAAACTCCGGTTACGAAAACTATTTTGTGCAGGGGGCAAACCTGCGCTTCGCCGGAAAAGATGTGTTCCTGAAATCCCACGGTTTTGATCACCTGTATGGCTCAGAAGAGTTAAAAACGACGGTTGCCGACCCAAACTACCGCAACGACTGGGGCTTTTATGACGATACGGTACTCGACGAAACCTGGAAGAAATTCGAGGAGCTGTCCCGCGCGGGCAAGCGTTTCTCTCTCTTTGCGCTGACGGTGGACACTCACCATCCTGACGGGTTCGTCTCGCGCAGCTGTAAACGCAAAAGCTATAACGTTGATGGCAAAAACAACAAGTCTTTCAGCGCCGTCACCTGCAGTCAGGAGCACATTGCCGCGCTGGTCGAGAAAATCAAAGCCTCGCCCTGGTTTAAAAACACCGTCATCGTCGTTTCGTCTGACCATCTGGCGATGAAAAACAGTGCCTGGGATCAGCTCAACAAGCAGGATCGCAGCAATCTGTTCTTCGTCCTGCGCGGCGACCAGCCGCAACAGGAGGAGATTGCCACCAAACGCAACTCCATGGATAACGGCGCCACCGTGCTGGACATCCTGGGCGGCGACAACTTTATTGGCCTGGGCCGCAGCACGCTGTCGGGGCAATCCCTGTCGGAAGTGTTCCTCAACATGAAGGAAAAAATCCTCGCCTGGAAGCCCGACATCATCCGCCTGTGGAACTTCCCGAAAGAGATGAAGGACTTCACCGTCGATCGGGATAAAAACACCATTGCCTTCTCGGGCAGCAACTTCCGTCTGCCGCTGCTGGTGCGCGTGTCGGAGGGACGCGTTGAGCCCCTGCCGGAAAGCGAATATTCCGCGCCGCTGCGCTATCAGCTGGCCGATTTTGCGCCACGCGATAATTTCGTCTGGGTCGACAGATGTTACAAGATGGGCCAGCTCTGGTCGCAGCCGCTGGCGCTCTCTACCGACTGGTGCGTCTCTCAGGGTCAGCTTGGCGGGGAGCAAACCGTACAGCACGTGGATAAAGCCCAGTGGAAAGGCAAAACCGCGTTTAAAGATACGGTAATTGATACGGCGCGCTATCAGCACAACATCGACATGCTGAAAATCAGCGACAACGATATTCGCTACAAAGCGGACAGCTTTATCTTTAACGTGGCCGGCGCGCCGGAAGAAGTGAAGCAGTTTAGCGGCATCTCGCGGCCGGAGTCCTGGGGACGCTGGTCAAACGCGCAGCTGGGCAATGAGGTGAAAATTGAGTACACCCATCCGCTGCCGGAACAGTTCGACCTGGTGATCACCGCCAGAGCGTATGGCCCTAACGCTAACAAGCCCGTACCGGTGCGCGTGGGCGATCGGGAGCAGACGCTGACGCTCGGGAACGACGTGAGCACGCATACGCTGCATTTTGAGAATCCTTCGCGCAGCAATACCCTGGTGATCGTCCCGCCGGATCCGCAGTCCACCAATGAAGGGAATATTCTTGGCCATTCACCGCGCGAGCTCGGAATTGGCATGGTCGAAATTAAAATTGTGAGTCGAGCAGGCTAATGGTCGACCTTAACATCACCCTTCGACCCACACGTCCCGGCGACGTTGCCGCCCTGCCCGCCATTGAACGCGCGGCGGGCGAGCGCTTTCGTGAAGACCCGGAGCTCGCCTGGCTTGCCGACGGTGAAGTCATTTCTGCTGAGAAGCACCTTGAGTATGTCGAACGTGGGCTAAGCTGGCTGGCGCGGGTGAACGACCGCCCCGTGGGGTTTATCCTCACCGAAGCGCACTCTTCGTCGCTGTTTATCGTGGAGCTTTCGGTCGATCTGAACTGGCAGGGAAAAGGGATTGGCCGGCAGCTTATCGCCTGTGCGGCTGACCATGCCCGCACGCTGGGGCTGACGTCGCTGACGTTGACGACGTTCCGGGACGTACCGTGGAACGCGCCGTTCTATGCAAAGCTAGGGTTTAAAAAAATGACGACGCTGACGCCTGAACTGCGTCAGAAAAGGGAAGAAGAGACAGCGCACGGTTTCGCGTATGAAACGCGCTGCGCCATGCGCCTGCCTCTGTAATATCGCCCGGTG is a window of Enterobacter pseudoroggenkampii DNA encoding:
- a CDS encoding DUF2501 domain-containing protein encodes the protein MKKQIIVSTFLGALLVTGAAQAASWQESLSSAANELTKESSSTQGGLSASSLTSLLGNSGQSLSAGTMNNAAGILEYCAKQKLASVTDAQNVKNQVLGKLGLDTQEQKADTNYMDGIQGLLNAQNGQQLNLSTLGNSSLAKQVKTKACDLVLKQGVNFIS
- the opgB gene encoding phosphatidylglycerol--membrane-oligosaccharide glycerophosphotransferase encodes the protein MSEFMSLILFLASVGVYACKAGRHTWWFIATLVVLGIFIILNITLYASDYFTGDGINDAVLYTLTNSLTGAGVSKYILPGLGLVVALVTIFGALAWVLRRRRHHPHHHGYSLLALFLALASVDASPAFHQITELVKSQSRDGDPDFTAYYKEPSKTIANPTLNLVYIYGESLERTYFDNDAFPDLTPDLGALKNEGLDFSHTMQLPGTDYTIAGMVASQCGIPLFAPFEGNASASMSTFFPQNICLGDILKNSGYENYFVQGANLRFAGKDVFLKSHGFDHLYGSEELKTTVADPNYRNDWGFYDDTVLDETWKKFEELSRAGKRFSLFALTVDTHHPDGFVSRSCKRKSYNVDGKNNKSFSAVTCSQEHIAALVEKIKASPWFKNTVIVVSSDHLAMKNSAWDQLNKQDRSNLFFVLRGDQPQQEEIATKRNSMDNGATVLDILGGDNFIGLGRSTLSGQSLSEVFLNMKEKILAWKPDIIRLWNFPKEMKDFTVDRDKNTIAFSGSNFRLPLLVRVSEGRVEPLPESEYSAPLRYQLADFAPRDNFVWVDRCYKMGQLWSQPLALSTDWCVSQGQLGGEQTVQHVDKAQWKGKTAFKDTVIDTARYQHNIDMLKISDNDIRYKADSFIFNVAGAPEEVKQFSGISRPESWGRWSNAQLGNEVKIEYTHPLPEQFDLVITARAYGPNANKPVPVRVGDREQTLTLGNDVSTHTLHFENPSRSNTLVIVPPDPQSTNEGNILGHSPRELGIGMVEIKIVSRAG
- a CDS encoding GNAT family N-acetyltransferase; the protein is MVDLNITLRPTRPGDVAALPAIERAAGERFREDPELAWLADGEVISAEKHLEYVERGLSWLARVNDRPVGFILTEAHSSSLFIVELSVDLNWQGKGIGRQLIACAADHARTLGLTSLTLTTFRDVPWNAPFYAKLGFKKMTTLTPELRQKREEETAHGFAYETRCAMRLPL